CCGCCGGTGTGCGTGCATCGGCTTCGGCCAGGGCGGCGGAGCCAATCATTGTCTGGCGGGCCAGCCGCATGGCAAAATCCTTGTCCAGGCCGGCCTTCGTTCCGGCTTCGGCCAGAACTTCAATCAGGTAAAACAGATAGGCCGGGCCGCTACCGGATAAAGCCGTGACAGGGTCCAACAACTTTTCATCGTCAACCCATTCCACCTGACCAATCGCGCGTAGCAGGGCGCTGGCAATCTGTTTTTGCTCCGCGCTGACATTTTTATTGGTGACGGCAACGGTAATGCCTTCGCCGATGGCGGCGGGCGTGTTGGGCATGGACCGGACGATGGCGCGGTCGGTGCCGAAATAATTTTCAAATCCGCCAATCGTTTGTCCCGCCGCGATGGACAGCACAACGGCATTGGCGGGGATGATATCTTTCAAATCCGGGCAAACCTGCGCCATAATTTGCGGTTTAACGGCCAGAACGACGACATCAATTTCCGATGCGATTTCGCGTAAAGCGGCGGCGCTGTCGTAACCGCTGACGTTATCTTCATCCTGAAATTCATCCGGCAACCCGGCGGGTTCCAAAACAAAGACGTCGCCAACAATGCGGGCCGATAACCACCCGCGCAAAAGTGCAGATCCCATCTTGCCGCATCCAATCAGGGCGACAGACGGTTTCAGGTTGCGCAACGGGCTGGAGGACATGGAAATGGACTTATGCTTCCCCGGCGGTGTCTTGCGCCGCCAGTTTCAGCAGGGAATGGTCCATCGTACCCGTGTCTGACATCATCTGGAACAACGGGTAATAACGTTCACATTCGGCCACAGCAATTTCCATCAGATCGCCAACGAAATCGGCGCCGGATGTTTGCGTTTGCCCGCGGAACAGGCTGGTGTGGCGGAAGCACGGCGTACCATTGGCGGGCAGGTCAAAGTGACCCAACCAAACATCGGCGTTGACGTCCATCAACGCATTGGCCATCAAACCACGATGGTCCGCGGGGATGGACAGGTTGTATTGGCAAGAAAACTGCATCGCGCTGAATTGTTCCTGCCACACAAATACCATGCGGTACGTGCCATGGCGGGCGGCGACCGTGACGGTCAGCTCGTCATCATTCATGCGATTGAAGGACCAGTCCTGACCCGACAAAATGTCTTCTACGCTGTCCAGCGGATTGCTGATTTCGTCCAGAAAATCGATATGGTCGGTCATGGCTTCTGCCCTTACTTCTTTTTCTTTGTGGTTTTGGCCTTTGTTGCGGCCTTTTTGGCAGGTGCTTTCGCTGCCTTTTTGCCTTCGGCAACGCTCAGCGCGGCTTCCAGTTCATCCACGCGCTTGCGTAATTTATCAACGGCCCCAGCCAGACGATCAAAATCATCGCGGGGCACCAGATCCAGCTTTGCGGCCATATCTTCGATCCGGGCGCGGATGTCATCATGGATCTGCTGGTGCAGTCCGCTGAAAATATTGACGGCCCCGCCTGCAACGCGGGCGATATCGTCCAAAATCCGAGGATCGGGTTTCATGGTCATGCCTGGCACCTGTGTTTGAATGAGAAAAGGGATAACAGGCCGGGGCAGGGTGGCACAACGGATTCAGCCTGTTCATTCAGACATATCCACCTCGTTTTTGCCGCGTTTTCCGGAGTCTGCGAACAAAACCCGAAAAAGCCTTGTATATCCGGGGATTTAACCTTTTTTCGCGCGTGGCGCGGTGCTATTTCTGGTGGGGCAAAACAGCGCCATTTTCCGGAAAGGGTATTGGATATGATTATTGTCACGGGCGGGGCCGGGTTTATCGGGTCCAATCTTGTCGCTGCATTAGAAGATCGCGGAATCACCAATCTGGTCGTTTGCGACACGCTGGGCAGTGATGATAAATGGCGCAATATTTCCAAACGGGAATTGCGCGACGTCGTTCATCCCGATCAATTGATGAATTATCTGAATGCGCACGCTGGCGAGGTTCAGGCCATTTTTCACATGGGTGCCATTTCCGCAACAACGGAACGGGACGCCGATGCCATTACTCAAAACAATTTCACGGCCACGCGTCTGTTGTGGAAATGGTGTGCGGCGCATAATGTCCGGCTGATTTACGCGTCATCCGCCGCGACCTACGGTGATGGCGATGCCGGGTTCGTGGATAATGACGCGCCGGAGTTTCTGGCCAAACTGCGTCCGCTGAACCCCTATGGCTGGTCGAAGCATTTGTTTGACCGCCGCACCGCGCGGATTGTGCGCGATGGCAGCGAGCCGACCCCACCGCAATGGGCCGGGCTGAAATTCTTCAACGTCTATGGCCCGAATGAATATCACAAGGGCGAGCAGATGAGCGTTGTGTGCAAGCTGTATCCGCAGGTGATGGCGGGGGCGTCGGCGCGTTTGTTCAAATCCGCCAACCCGAATTACGGCGATGGTGGTCAAATTCGCGACTTTATCTATGTCGATGATTGTGTGTCGGTGATGATGTGGCTGTACGACAATCCGGGCATCAACGGCCTGTTCAACGTCGGTACGGGCAAGGCGCGCAGTTTCAAGGATCTGGCCGAAGCTGTCTTTGCCGCCGCCGATAAGAAACCGAAAATTCAGTATATTGATATGCCACAGGAATTGCAGGCGAAGTATCAATATTACACCCAGGCCGATATGACCAAATTGCGTGCTGCCGGGTACGATAAACCCTTCACAGATTTAGAAGAGGGCGTTCGTCGTTACGTGCAGGACTTCATGTCAAAATCTGACCAATATCGTTAAGGGTAACACTTCATCATGGCCATTCCATTTCCTGATATTGATCCGATTGCTTTTTCTGTCGGCCCGCTGGTGGTGCGGTGGTATGCGCTGGCCTATATCGCGGGGTTTGTGCTGGGGTGGCGTTATGCGCTGTATCTGTGTGGGTTGACCAAGGATGCACGGCCAAACGCGCTAGATATTGATGATTTCCTGCCGTGGGGCATTCTGGGTGTCATTTTGGGTGGGCGTATCGGGTACGTGCTGTTTTATCAGTTGCCGATGTATATGGCCGAACCGCTGGAGATTTTGAAGGTCTGGAACGGCGGCATGTCGTTCCACGGTGGGGCGTCGGGCGCAATTATTGCGATGCTGATTTATGCCATGGTGAAGAAAATCTCCTTCCTGCGTCTGGCGGATATTTTCTGCTGTGGTGTGCCTATCGGGTTGTTCTTTGGCCGCTTGGCCAATTTCGTCAATGGTGAGTTGTTTGGGCGCACGACGGATGTGGCGTGGGGTGTTGTATTTCCGCATGGGGGACCAGTGCCACGCCACCCCAGCCAGATTTACGAAGCCCTGCTGGAAGGCGCCTTGCTGTTTGTCGTTTTGTATCTGTTTGCACGCAACGATGCTATCCGTAACCGTCCGGGTATTATCGCCGGGACGTTCTTGATCGGTTATGGGCTGTCGCGCGTGATTGTTGAATTCTTCCGCGAACCGGATGTGCAAATTGGTTACATCATGAACATCTTCACGATGGGACAGGTGTTGTGCGTGCCGATGATCTTGGGTGGCGCGTATGTCGTCTGGTACTCTATGCGCCGGGGTTTGCGAAATGGCTGAAACCCTGACCGATATTCTGATCCGCCATATCCGTGATAACGGCCCGATCAGCGTATCGCATTTCATGGGTTTGGCCTTGGGGCATCCGCAATACGGTTATTACATGAACCGCGACCCGTTCGGGCGGTTGGGTGATTTTGTCACCGCGCCCGAAATTTCCCAATTGTTTGGTGAAATGATTGGCGTGTGGATGGCGGATTTGTGGTTGCGCATGGGGGCCCCATCGCCGTTTTTGTTGGTGGAATCCGGTCCGGGGCGGGGGACGTTGATGGCGGACCTGTTGCGCGCCACGCGCAAAGTGGATGGGTTCCACACCGCCATGCAAATTCATTTGATTGAAACCAGCCCGTCACTGCGCACATTGCAAGCCCACGCGTTGGCGGGGCATGCGCCGTATTGGCATGATTCCATTGATACTTTGCCGGATGATGCGCCAATTCTGTTTGTGGCGAATGAATTTCTGGATGCCTTGCCCATTATACAATTGATGCACGGGGACAAGGGCTGGGCCGAACGCGTCATTGGTTTGTCCGATGACGGGCAATTGATGTTTGGTTTGGCGCCCGCCGATCCATCATTGGTCGCCGCCATTCCTGACGTGCTGGACCCGCGCGATGGAAACGGCATTTATGAAGTATCCCCGGCGCGGTCCGGTTTCACCGCCTTGTTAAGTGAACGGATCGAACGTCAGGGCGGCGCGGCCTTGTTCATTGATTACGGCCATAGTCATCACGGTATGGGCGATACGTTACAGGCCATGCGCGGCCATAAATTTGTCAGCGTCTTTGACGATGTCGGAACCGCCGATATCACCAGCCATGTTGATTTCGAAGCGGTTGCCGAGGCCGCCATCCATCACGGGGCCAGCGTTTATGGCCCGGTCGAGCAATGGCAGTTTTTGGAAGATATGGGCATCCGCATGCGGGCATCGCATTTGATCAACAACGCGGCGGATGAAAAACAGGCCGATGATGTGCGTGCGGGGTTGGAACGGCTTGTGTCGCCCGATCAAATGGGCGCGTTGTTCAAGGTTCTGGCCATCGGCCATGATGCGGGCCCCACACCATCCGGATTTGGAGAGGACATTACACCATGACCACAATTGATGTGCCGTGTTACAGCGACGGGAATTTCATTTCCCCGATGATCACGAATGTCGCGCATGGATTTTTCGGCCGCCGCGGCGGGGTCAGCAATGGGCTGTATACGTCGCTGAATTGTGGTTTGGGGACACAGGATAATGCCGATGCGGTGGTCGAAAACCGTAAACGCGTGGCCGATGTTCTGGGTGCCGCCCCCGATCATTTGATCAGCATGAAACAAGTGCACAGCGCAACATGCGTTTACGTCGAAAAACCATGGACGGTTGATACACGCCCCGATGCGGATGGGTTTGTGACCGATGTGCCGGGATTGGCCTTGGGTGTTTTGACGGCGGATTGTGGCCCGGTTTTATTTTACGGTGAAAAATCCAGCGGGGCCCCCGTGATTGGCGCGGCGCATGCCGGATGGGGCGGGGCGTTGAAGGGCGTTTTGGAATCGACCGTGCGTGAAATGGCCCGGCAAGGGGCGGGGCTGGATGGCATTCATGCCAGCATTGGCCCGTGCATTGGCCCGGCGTCTTATGAAGTGAAAATGGATTTTATCGGGAATTTCCTGAATCAAGACCCGGAGAATGAACGCTTCTTCAAAGCTGGGCGGGGTGAGGACAGCTATTACTTCGATTTACCGGGGTATATTACGTGGCGTCTGGCCATGGCCGGGGTGCGGCACGTGTCCATCGGTGGGCAG
The window above is part of the Micavibrio aeruginosavorus ARL-13 genome. Proteins encoded here:
- the proC gene encoding pyrroline-5-carboxylate reductase yields the protein MSSSPLRNLKPSVALIGCGKMGSALLRGWLSARIVGDVFVLEPAGLPDEFQDEDNVSGYDSAAALREIASEIDVVVLAVKPQIMAQVCPDLKDIIPANAVVLSIAAGQTIGGFENYFGTDRAIVRSMPNTPAAIGEGITVAVTNKNVSAEQKQIASALLRAIGQVEWVDDEKLLDPVTALSGSGPAYLFYLIEVLAEAGTKAGLDKDFAMRLARQTMIGSAALAEADARTPAATLRKNVTSPGGTTAAAMDVLLKDNRMQSAFDDALAAATARSIELSK
- a CDS encoding type III secretion system chaperone family protein — encoded protein: MTDHIDFLDEISNPLDSVEDILSGQDWSFNRMNDDELTVTVAARHGTYRMVFVWQEQFSAMQFSCQYNLSIPADHRGLMANALMDVNADVWLGHFDLPANGTPCFRHTSLFRGQTQTSGADFVGDLMEIAVAECERYYPLFQMMSDTGTMDHSLLKLAAQDTAGEA
- a CDS encoding accessory factor UbiK family protein, giving the protein MTMKPDPRILDDIARVAGGAVNIFSGLHQQIHDDIRARIEDMAAKLDLVPRDDFDRLAGAVDKLRKRVDELEAALSVAEGKKAAKAPAKKAATKAKTTKKKK
- the rfaD gene encoding ADP-glyceromanno-heptose 6-epimerase, which encodes MIIVTGGAGFIGSNLVAALEDRGITNLVVCDTLGSDDKWRNISKRELRDVVHPDQLMNYLNAHAGEVQAIFHMGAISATTERDADAITQNNFTATRLLWKWCAAHNVRLIYASSAATYGDGDAGFVDNDAPEFLAKLRPLNPYGWSKHLFDRRTARIVRDGSEPTPPQWAGLKFFNVYGPNEYHKGEQMSVVCKLYPQVMAGASARLFKSANPNYGDGGQIRDFIYVDDCVSVMMWLYDNPGINGLFNVGTGKARSFKDLAEAVFAAADKKPKIQYIDMPQELQAKYQYYTQADMTKLRAAGYDKPFTDLEEGVRRYVQDFMSKSDQYR
- the lgt gene encoding prolipoprotein diacylglyceryl transferase, whose amino-acid sequence is MAIPFPDIDPIAFSVGPLVVRWYALAYIAGFVLGWRYALYLCGLTKDARPNALDIDDFLPWGILGVILGGRIGYVLFYQLPMYMAEPLEILKVWNGGMSFHGGASGAIIAMLIYAMVKKISFLRLADIFCCGVPIGLFFGRLANFVNGELFGRTTDVAWGVVFPHGGPVPRHPSQIYEALLEGALLFVVLYLFARNDAIRNRPGIIAGTFLIGYGLSRVIVEFFREPDVQIGYIMNIFTMGQVLCVPMILGGAYVVWYSMRRGLRNG
- a CDS encoding class I SAM-dependent methyltransferase — translated: MAETLTDILIRHIRDNGPISVSHFMGLALGHPQYGYYMNRDPFGRLGDFVTAPEISQLFGEMIGVWMADLWLRMGAPSPFLLVESGPGRGTLMADLLRATRKVDGFHTAMQIHLIETSPSLRTLQAHALAGHAPYWHDSIDTLPDDAPILFVANEFLDALPIIQLMHGDKGWAERVIGLSDDGQLMFGLAPADPSLVAAIPDVLDPRDGNGIYEVSPARSGFTALLSERIERQGGAALFIDYGHSHHGMGDTLQAMRGHKFVSVFDDVGTADITSHVDFEAVAEAAIHHGASVYGPVEQWQFLEDMGIRMRASHLINNAADEKQADDVRAGLERLVSPDQMGALFKVLAIGHDAGPTPSGFGEDITP
- the pgeF gene encoding peptidoglycan editing factor PgeF, whose protein sequence is MTTIDVPCYSDGNFISPMITNVAHGFFGRRGGVSNGLYTSLNCGLGTQDNADAVVENRKRVADVLGAAPDHLISMKQVHSATCVYVEKPWTVDTRPDADGFVTDVPGLALGVLTADCGPVLFYGEKSSGAPVIGAAHAGWGGALKGVLESTVREMARQGAGLDGIHASIGPCIGPASYEVKMDFIGNFLNQDPENERFFKAGRGEDSYYFDLPGYITWRLAMAGVRHVSIGGQDTYAADHDWFSYRRSTHRKETDYGRQISAIMIRN